A genome region from Frankineae bacterium MT45 includes the following:
- a CDS encoding Major Facilitator Superfamily protein: protein MSHDPQAHQRRTALAVTTVGILTATLNSSILLISLPAIFAGLGLNPLAPQNISYLLWMLMGYLLVTAVLVVTFGRLGDQYGRARIFNLGFLIFTVASIACALVPNSGAAGAIELIGLRLVQGVGGAMLMANSTAIIADAFPTDRRGFALGVNQVAGLAGSFLGLLIGGLLSEWHWRAVFWVSVPVGLWGTWMGYRQLHDKPRDRTKKVSIDWWGNVTFGLGLIAILGAITYGLQPYGGHTMGWTNPWIITCGITGLVLLLAFGVIETQLDDPMIDLRLFRIRAFAAGQTVNLLASMARGGLQFILIIWLQGIWLPLHGYAFADTPLWAGIYMLPLTIGFLIAGPASGALSDRRGARAFATGGLLLMASTFVGLMLIPANFNYAVFAVLLALNGIGSGLMAAPNSAAIMNSVPAAQRGAASGIRATGMNAGMVISMGGFFSLMAIGLSSQLPTAMYAGLTGAGVNASSAQTISHTPPVGTLFAAFLGDNPVTALMKSVDPSQLTPGNGADVSTLTGHTFFPSVISDAFHHGLVVAFSVSVVMLLIAAAASLMRGKQYVHSDEPVAVQRPSTFEALAQEGAALETPAVPGEDVAYEDAMQANSR from the coding sequence GTGTCCCACGATCCCCAGGCTCACCAGCGTCGCACCGCACTGGCCGTCACCACGGTCGGCATCCTCACCGCGACCCTCAACTCGTCGATCCTGCTGATCTCGCTGCCGGCCATCTTCGCCGGACTCGGCCTGAACCCGCTGGCGCCGCAGAACATCTCGTACCTGCTCTGGATGCTGATGGGGTACCTGCTCGTCACGGCGGTGCTGGTCGTGACCTTCGGCCGGCTGGGCGATCAGTACGGACGAGCCCGGATCTTCAACCTCGGCTTCCTGATCTTCACCGTCGCCTCCATCGCCTGCGCCCTCGTGCCCAACAGCGGGGCGGCCGGAGCCATCGAACTCATCGGTCTGCGGCTGGTTCAGGGCGTCGGCGGGGCGATGCTGATGGCAAACTCGACGGCGATCATCGCCGACGCCTTCCCGACCGATCGCCGTGGCTTCGCTCTGGGCGTGAACCAGGTCGCCGGACTCGCCGGCTCCTTCCTCGGGCTGCTGATCGGCGGGCTGCTCTCGGAGTGGCACTGGCGGGCGGTCTTCTGGGTGAGCGTCCCGGTCGGCCTCTGGGGTACCTGGATGGGCTACCGCCAGCTGCATGACAAGCCCCGTGACCGAACCAAGAAGGTCAGCATCGACTGGTGGGGCAACGTCACCTTCGGCCTCGGCCTCATCGCGATCCTGGGCGCGATCACCTATGGTCTGCAGCCCTACGGCGGTCACACGATGGGGTGGACCAATCCCTGGATCATCACCTGCGGCATCACGGGGCTGGTGCTGCTGCTGGCCTTCGGGGTCATCGAGACCCAGCTCGACGATCCGATGATCGACCTGCGCCTCTTCCGTATCCGGGCCTTCGCCGCCGGACAGACGGTGAACCTGCTCGCCTCGATGGCCCGAGGCGGTCTGCAATTCATCCTGATCATCTGGCTGCAGGGCATCTGGCTTCCCCTGCACGGCTACGCCTTCGCCGACACCCCGCTGTGGGCCGGCATCTACATGCTCCCGCTCACGATCGGCTTCCTCATCGCCGGGCCCGCCTCCGGCGCCCTCTCCGACCGCCGTGGTGCGCGGGCCTTCGCGACCGGCGGCCTGCTGCTGATGGCCTCGACCTTCGTGGGGCTGATGCTGATTCCGGCGAACTTCAACTACGCGGTCTTCGCCGTCCTGCTCGCCCTCAACGGGATCGGCAGCGGTCTCATGGCGGCCCCGAACTCGGCCGCGATCATGAACTCGGTACCGGCAGCGCAGCGCGGCGCCGCGTCCGGAATTCGAGCGACCGGCATGAACGCCGGCATGGTGATCTCGATGGGCGGGTTCTTCTCGCTGATGGCGATCGGGTTGTCCTCCCAGCTGCCGACCGCGATGTACGCCGGACTCACCGGGGCCGGCGTCAACGCCTCCTCGGCCCAGACGATCAGCCACACGCCCCCGGTCGGCACGCTCTTTGCCGCCTTCCTAGGCGACAACCCGGTGACGGCGCTGATGAAGTCGGTCGACCCGTCCCAGCTGACGCCCGGCAACGGCGCGGACGTCTCGACGCTCACCGGACATACTTTCTTTCCCTCGGTGATCTCCGATGCCTTCCACCACGGACTGGTGGTCGCCTTCAGTGTCTCGGTGGTCATGCTGCTGATCGCGGCGGCCGCCTCCCTGATGCGCGGGAAGCAGTACGTCCACAGCGACGAGCCGGTCGCGGTGCAGCGGCCGAGCACGTTCGAGGCACTGGCTCAGGAGGGGGCAGCGCTGGAGACCCCGGCCGTCCCTGGCGAGGACGTCGCCTACGAAGACGCGATGCAGGCCAACTCGCGCTAG
- a CDS encoding 3D-(3,5/4)-trihydroxycyclohexane-1,2-dione hydrolase has translation MTQTVRLSTAQALIRWMVAQRSELLDGTEVPLFAGVFAIFGHGNVLGIGTALAEVRDELPTFRGQSEEGMALAAAAYGKATDRRQVMAATSSVGPGALNMVTAAGLAHANRLPLLLLPGDTFVSRAPDPVLQQVEHYGDLSVSVNDAFRPVARYFDRITRPEQLLAALPQVARVLTDPADCGPVVLALPQDVQAEEFDFPVALFERHLNRVPRPRPDATDLATAVAALRGARRPLLVSGGGVRYSGAGSAILEFAERCGIPIVETSAGRTVIPDPHPLNAGPLGTIGSSSANALAADADLVLAVGTRLQDFTTSSWSVFDPSVRLVSINAARFDAVKHGGHALTGDARETLAEVDAALADWSVDPAWTARAAAERTGWNDHIDTLRAGVSADGSLTYAQVVGAVNDASGPQDYVLGSSGGIPGELNGGWRTGSAAAGPTMDLEYGFSCMGYEIAGPWGASIARARTHPEGLVTALLGDGSYLMLNSELFGAAFAGHPFVAVVCDNGGYAVIHRLQTGQGAAGFNNMLVDSVGPGAKPGGVRVDFAAHAAALGCIVVDVPAGDGVEEFRRAYAQARTLARSESRPAVVVCRTDPGAWTESGAWWEVGVPSTLSGRAGYELGKEGQLRYTR, from the coding sequence ATGACGCAGACAGTTCGACTCAGCACCGCCCAGGCCCTGATCCGCTGGATGGTCGCGCAGCGCAGCGAGCTCCTGGACGGGACGGAAGTCCCTTTGTTCGCCGGGGTGTTCGCCATCTTCGGCCACGGCAACGTGCTGGGCATCGGCACCGCGCTCGCTGAGGTGCGTGACGAACTACCCACCTTTCGCGGGCAATCCGAGGAGGGCATGGCGCTGGCCGCGGCCGCCTACGGCAAGGCGACCGACCGACGTCAGGTGATGGCGGCGACCTCGTCGGTGGGCCCCGGGGCCCTGAACATGGTCACCGCCGCCGGCTTGGCGCACGCGAATCGCCTGCCATTGCTGCTGCTTCCCGGTGACACCTTCGTCAGCCGGGCGCCTGACCCGGTACTCCAGCAGGTGGAGCACTATGGCGACCTCAGCGTGAGCGTCAACGACGCCTTCCGCCCGGTGGCTCGCTACTTCGATCGGATCACCCGCCCGGAGCAGTTGCTGGCCGCGCTACCGCAGGTGGCGCGGGTGCTCACCGACCCGGCCGACTGCGGCCCGGTCGTGCTCGCCCTGCCCCAGGATGTGCAGGCCGAGGAGTTCGATTTCCCGGTCGCCCTCTTCGAGCGTCATCTCAATCGGGTTCCCCGGCCGCGCCCGGACGCGACCGACCTGGCGACGGCCGTAGCGGCGCTGCGGGGCGCTCGCCGCCCGCTGCTGGTCAGTGGCGGGGGAGTGCGCTACTCGGGCGCCGGGTCGGCCATCCTGGAATTTGCGGAGCGTTGCGGGATCCCGATCGTCGAGACGTCGGCCGGGCGCACCGTCATTCCCGACCCTCATCCGCTCAACGCCGGGCCGCTGGGGACCATCGGCTCCTCGTCGGCCAACGCGCTGGCCGCGGACGCTGATCTGGTGCTGGCCGTCGGCACCCGGCTGCAGGACTTCACCACCTCGTCGTGGAGCGTCTTCGACCCATCGGTGCGGCTGGTCAGCATCAACGCGGCCCGCTTCGACGCGGTGAAGCACGGCGGGCATGCCCTCACCGGCGATGCCCGCGAGACGCTCGCCGAGGTGGACGCCGCGCTGGCGGACTGGTCGGTCGACCCGGCCTGGACCGCACGTGCGGCGGCCGAGCGGACCGGATGGAACGACCACATCGACACCCTCCGAGCTGGCGTCTCGGCCGACGGCTCGCTGACCTACGCGCAGGTGGTGGGCGCGGTGAACGACGCCAGCGGGCCGCAGGACTACGTGCTCGGCTCCTCGGGCGGGATCCCCGGCGAGCTGAACGGTGGCTGGCGCACCGGCTCGGCCGCGGCCGGCCCGACGATGGATCTGGAGTACGGCTTCTCCTGCATGGGGTACGAGATTGCCGGGCCCTGGGGGGCGTCGATTGCCCGGGCCCGGACGCACCCGGAGGGCCTCGTCACCGCGTTGCTGGGCGACGGGTCTTATCTGATGCTGAACTCCGAGCTCTTCGGGGCCGCGTTCGCCGGACACCCATTCGTCGCGGTGGTCTGCGACAACGGCGGCTACGCGGTCATCCACCGGCTGCAGACCGGTCAGGGGGCGGCTGGCTTCAACAACATGCTCGTCGACTCCGTGGGCCCCGGGGCGAAGCCGGGTGGTGTGCGGGTCGACTTCGCCGCCCACGCCGCCGCGCTCGGCTGCATCGTCGTTGACGTTCCCGCCGGCGACGGGGTGGAGGAGTTCCGGCGGGCCTATGCGCAGGCGCGCACGCTGGCTCGCAGCGAGTCCCGGCCGGCCGTGGTGGTCTGCCGAACCGACCCCGGCGCGTGGACTGAGAGCGGAGCCTGGTGGGAGGTCGGCGTGCCGTCGACGCTCAGCGGTCGGGCCGGCTACGAGCTGGGCAAGGAAGGGCAGCTGCGCTACACGCGGTGA
- a CDS encoding 5-deoxyglucuronate isomerase — protein MSLLRSTPVTPADAGWQYCGLDVVNLAAGQEQTLDTGGAEFFVLPLAGSVRVTVAGPSGELEESFDLAGRTSVFASVTDFAYVGRDSRVTLTSLRETGAEVALPSARCERRLPARYAPAEQVPVEVRGAGAASRRVVNFGTPGVWEHAEKLICCELITPPGNWSSYPPHKHDATAGCTVVNEEIYYYRVAGADQVTPSDQGFAVHRTYTGDEHLAAGFDALDETLVVSDGDVVLVPYGYHGPCIAAPGYPMYYLNVMAGPGAQRSMAFCDDPEHAWIRDSWSAQAVDPRLAPRAEERA, from the coding sequence ATGAGCCTGCTGCGCAGCACGCCGGTGACTCCGGCCGACGCCGGCTGGCAGTACTGCGGACTCGACGTGGTGAACCTGGCCGCAGGTCAGGAGCAGACGCTCGACACGGGCGGGGCCGAGTTCTTCGTCCTCCCACTGGCGGGCTCGGTGCGGGTGACCGTCGCCGGCCCGAGTGGGGAACTCGAGGAGAGTTTCGACCTGGCCGGGCGCACCTCCGTCTTCGCCTCCGTCACCGACTTCGCCTACGTAGGGCGCGACAGCAGGGTCACCCTGACCAGCCTGCGTGAGACCGGGGCCGAGGTCGCGCTGCCGTCGGCGCGCTGCGAGCGGCGGCTGCCGGCTCGCTACGCACCGGCGGAGCAGGTCCCGGTTGAGGTCCGGGGTGCCGGTGCGGCCAGCCGGCGAGTGGTCAACTTCGGCACGCCGGGAGTCTGGGAGCATGCCGAGAAGCTGATCTGCTGCGAGCTGATCACCCCGCCCGGGAACTGGTCCAGCTACCCGCCCCACAAGCACGACGCGACGGCCGGATGCACCGTGGTCAACGAGGAGATCTACTACTACCGGGTGGCCGGCGCCGACCAGGTGACCCCTAGCGACCAGGGCTTCGCTGTGCACCGCACTTACACCGGCGACGAGCATCTCGCGGCCGGGTTCGATGCGCTGGACGAGACGCTGGTCGTGAGCGACGGGGACGTGGTCCTCGTCCCGTACGGCTACCACGGGCCCTGCATCGCGGCTCCGGGCTACCCGATGTACTACCTGAACGTGATGGCCGGTCCCGGCGCGCAGCGATCGATGGCGTTCTGCGACGACCCGGAGCACGCGTGGATTCGTGACAGTTGGAGTGCGCAGGCGGTAGATCCGCGGCTGGCGCCCAGAGCAGAGGAACGCGCATGA
- a CDS encoding 5-dehydro-2-deoxygluconokinase translates to MSTQSTHEILTVGRVGVDLYPEQAGVPLAEVKTFAKSLGGTATNVAVAAARLGRRSAVLTKVGPDDFGGYVRSALAGFGVDPSFVGTAEELLTPVVFCSLDPPEDPPLLFYRLPVAPDLTLTTDDVPWSLVNDVPLLWVTGTGVSVEPARSTQLEMLRRRGRPDAAQNRWTVLDLDWRAMFWPSPQEARAEYEQLLGSVNVVVGNRAEVEVAVGTADPEEAARRLLDHGVEIAFVKKGADGVLVATPAGMTTVRPNLVRVVNGLGAGDAFGGALAHGLLAGWDPARIAAYANAAGAIVASRLACADAMPTMEELDEMVSKATDELVREAR, encoded by the coding sequence ATGAGCACCCAGTCGACACACGAGATACTCACCGTCGGGCGGGTCGGCGTGGACCTGTACCCGGAGCAGGCGGGCGTCCCGCTGGCCGAGGTGAAGACGTTCGCCAAGTCACTCGGCGGCACCGCGACGAACGTCGCGGTAGCCGCAGCGCGGCTGGGGCGACGAAGTGCGGTACTCACCAAAGTCGGCCCGGACGACTTCGGCGGCTACGTCCGTAGCGCGCTCGCCGGGTTCGGGGTCGACCCATCCTTCGTCGGCACGGCGGAGGAGCTGCTGACGCCGGTCGTCTTCTGCTCGCTTGACCCGCCGGAGGACCCGCCGCTGCTCTTCTACCGGCTGCCGGTGGCGCCCGACCTCACCCTGACGACCGATGACGTTCCCTGGTCACTGGTGAACGACGTGCCCCTGCTCTGGGTCACCGGAACCGGAGTCTCGGTCGAGCCGGCCCGCAGCACCCAGTTGGAGATGCTGCGCCGGCGGGGCCGCCCCGACGCCGCCCAGAACCGCTGGACGGTGCTGGACCTGGATTGGCGGGCCATGTTCTGGCCGTCGCCGCAGGAGGCCCGCGCGGAGTACGAGCAGCTCCTCGGTTCGGTGAACGTGGTGGTCGGCAATCGGGCCGAGGTCGAGGTGGCGGTGGGTACCGCTGACCCCGAGGAGGCGGCCCGGCGGCTGCTCGACCACGGCGTCGAGATCGCCTTCGTGAAGAAGGGTGCGGACGGGGTACTGGTGGCAACGCCGGCCGGCATGACGACCGTGCGCCCGAACCTGGTCCGAGTCGTCAACGGCCTTGGCGCCGGGGACGCCTTCGGTGGTGCCCTGGCCCACGGCCTGCTGGCCGGGTGGGATCCGGCGCGAATCGCGGCCTACGCCAATGCGGCCGGGGCGATCGTGGCGTCCCGGCTGGCCTGCGCGGATGCCATGCCCACGATGGAGGAGCTCGACGAGATGGTGTCCAAGGCAACCGATGAACTGGTACGGGAGGCGCGATGA
- a CDS encoding myo-inositol 2-dehydrogenase / D-chiro-inositol 1-dehydrogenase: MTVRTGVIGVGIMGAEHARLLTEVISGSEVSAVFDVDQGRASQVATASGAQPFDDPMVLIKDETVDAVLIASSDATHEEFVLACLAAGKPVLCEKPLAPTVAGCERILQAEVEAGRQLVRVGFMRRYDPGYLALKQEASEVGPALMLRCVHRSASAPRDQPSSMLISGSAVHEIDIARWLLADEPAEITVHRPRSSSFSGRTQDPLLVVIMTGGGVAVDIDVFVNAQYGYDVRCELVGEAGTLELDAPAATRRRWTGTSARTLPADWRPRFAEAYRRELQEWVDAVSGRRPPESSQYDGARAASAWDGYVATATAEAGIRALESGQTQQVLLREKPELYR, encoded by the coding sequence ATGACAGTGCGCACTGGCGTGATCGGCGTCGGCATCATGGGAGCCGAGCACGCGCGGCTATTGACCGAGGTGATCTCCGGCAGCGAGGTGTCGGCTGTCTTCGACGTCGATCAGGGACGGGCATCGCAGGTGGCGACCGCCAGCGGTGCCCAACCCTTCGACGACCCGATGGTGCTGATCAAGGACGAGACGGTTGACGCCGTGCTCATCGCGTCATCCGACGCCACCCACGAGGAGTTCGTGCTGGCCTGCCTGGCCGCCGGGAAGCCGGTGCTCTGCGAGAAACCGTTGGCGCCGACCGTCGCCGGCTGCGAACGGATTCTGCAGGCCGAGGTCGAGGCGGGCCGCCAGCTCGTCCGGGTCGGATTCATGCGCCGTTACGACCCCGGCTACCTGGCTCTGAAGCAGGAGGCGTCCGAGGTGGGACCAGCCCTGATGCTGCGGTGCGTACATCGCAGTGCCTCGGCGCCCCGGGATCAGCCTTCGTCGATGTTGATCTCGGGGTCAGCCGTGCACGAGATCGACATCGCCCGCTGGCTGCTCGCAGACGAGCCGGCGGAGATCACCGTGCATCGCCCGCGCTCCTCGTCGTTCTCCGGGCGCACCCAGGATCCGCTGCTCGTCGTCATCATGACGGGCGGTGGGGTCGCCGTCGACATCGACGTCTTCGTCAATGCGCAGTACGGCTATGACGTCCGCTGCGAGCTCGTCGGCGAAGCGGGCACTCTCGAACTCGACGCGCCGGCCGCCACCCGGCGCCGGTGGACGGGCACGTCGGCCCGCACACTCCCAGCCGACTGGCGACCGCGTTTCGCCGAGGCCTACCGGCGGGAGTTGCAGGAGTGGGTGGACGCCGTGAGCGGTCGCCGGCCGCCTGAGTCGAGCCAGTACGACGGTGCGAGGGCTGCAAGTGCCTGGGACGGCTACGTCGCCACAGCCACCGCCGAGGCCGGGATTCGCGCATTGGAATCCGGGCAGACCCAGCAGGTTCTCCTGCGTGAGAAGCCGGAGTTGTACCGATGA
- a CDS encoding monosaccharide ABC transporter ATP-binding protein, CUT2 family: MTAIDIHEVPPATPGDADVPMLEIRNITKMFGSVISLSDISTTVRAGQVTCVLGDNGAGKSTFIKSLAGVHRPDSGEFLIDGKPVTFNSPRDSLDAGIATVYQDLAMVPLMAIWRNFFLGSEPTKGWGIFRRFDAETCKKVTRKEMADMGIDIRDPDQPVGTLSGGERQCVAIARAVHFGARLLILDEPTSALGVKQSGVVLKYIAQARDKGLGVIFITHNPHHAYPVGDRFLLLKRGKSLGDYAKADISLAELTRLMAGGAELEALAHELEREGDSDTNSIGSEMLKESKTFG, translated from the coding sequence ATGACTGCAATCGACATCCACGAGGTGCCGCCGGCGACGCCGGGTGACGCGGACGTGCCGATGCTGGAGATACGCAACATCACAAAGATGTTCGGCAGTGTGATCTCGCTGAGCGACATCTCCACGACAGTGCGGGCCGGCCAGGTGACCTGCGTGCTGGGCGACAACGGAGCTGGGAAGTCCACCTTCATCAAGTCACTCGCCGGCGTTCACCGGCCCGACTCGGGAGAGTTCCTGATCGACGGCAAGCCGGTGACCTTCAATTCGCCGCGCGACTCCCTCGACGCCGGCATCGCGACGGTCTACCAGGACCTGGCCATGGTGCCGCTGATGGCAATCTGGCGGAACTTCTTTCTCGGGTCAGAGCCAACAAAAGGTTGGGGAATCTTCCGCCGCTTCGATGCCGAGACCTGCAAGAAGGTCACCCGCAAGGAGATGGCCGACATGGGGATCGATATCCGCGACCCCGATCAGCCGGTGGGAACCCTCTCCGGAGGTGAGCGGCAGTGCGTCGCGATTGCCCGGGCCGTGCACTTCGGAGCGCGGCTGCTGATTCTGGATGAGCCGACCTCAGCCCTCGGGGTGAAGCAGTCCGGCGTGGTGCTGAAGTACATCGCGCAGGCCCGGGACAAGGGTCTGGGCGTCATCTTCATCACCCACAACCCGCATCACGCCTACCCGGTCGGTGACCGTTTCCTGCTGCTCAAGCGCGGCAAGAGCCTCGGTGACTACGCCAAGGCTGACATCAGCCTGGCCGAGCTGACCAGGCTGATGGCCGGTGGCGCCGAACTGGAGGCCCTGGCTCACGAGCTCGAGCGTGAGGGCGACAGTGACACCAACTCGATCGGCTCGGAGATGCTCAAGGAATCCAAGACGTTCGGCTAG
- a CDS encoding monosaccharide ABC transporter membrane protein, CUT2 family yields MTAVTAAPADERVANINFMRRLLAKPEFGAIVGAIVVFVFFAIQSDVFRSAAGAATWLDAASSVGLMAVPVALLMIGGHFDLSAGVQTGTAGLATGIMTTYWGLNVYASLFVSLLLMLAIGFINGYLVTKTGLPSFIITLGMFLGLQGVNLGITKQVTNTVQVSNLDLVPGYQALKDLLGSSLTIGTNHFPIAILWWVLITALGTWILLKTRFGNWIFATGGELTASKNIGVPTRGTTIALFMMTSATAWFVGNTQIVRFGTIQAQVGIGQELIYIVAAVIGGCLLTGGYGSAIGASIGALIFGMTQQGIVYAGWNSDWFKLFVGAMLLLAVLSNQVVRRFAEQSRR; encoded by the coding sequence ATGACCGCCGTCACCGCTGCGCCGGCAGACGAGCGGGTCGCGAACATCAACTTCATGCGGCGATTGTTGGCCAAACCGGAGTTCGGGGCGATCGTCGGGGCGATCGTGGTCTTCGTCTTCTTCGCCATCCAGTCCGATGTCTTCCGCTCCGCAGCCGGTGCGGCGACCTGGCTGGATGCGGCCTCCAGCGTGGGGTTGATGGCGGTGCCGGTGGCGCTGCTGATGATCGGCGGTCACTTCGATCTGTCGGCCGGTGTGCAGACCGGAACGGCCGGTCTGGCCACTGGGATCATGACCACGTACTGGGGGCTGAACGTCTACGCCTCACTCTTCGTGTCCCTGCTGCTGATGCTGGCGATCGGTTTCATCAACGGCTATCTCGTGACCAAGACGGGCCTGCCCAGCTTCATCATCACGCTGGGGATGTTCCTCGGACTGCAGGGCGTGAACCTCGGCATCACCAAGCAGGTGACGAACACGGTTCAGGTCAGCAACCTCGATCTGGTCCCCGGCTATCAGGCGCTGAAGGACCTGCTCGGCAGCTCCCTCACGATCGGGACGAACCACTTCCCGATCGCCATCCTCTGGTGGGTCCTCATCACCGCGCTCGGTACCTGGATCCTGCTCAAGACGCGCTTCGGTAACTGGATCTTCGCCACCGGCGGTGAGCTCACCGCCAGCAAGAACATCGGTGTGCCGACCCGCGGTACGACGATCGCCCTCTTCATGATGACCTCGGCCACCGCGTGGTTTGTGGGTAACACCCAGATCGTGCGCTTCGGGACCATCCAGGCCCAGGTCGGCATCGGGCAGGAGCTGATCTACATCGTCGCGGCGGTGATCGGCGGCTGCCTGCTCACCGGTGGCTATGGGTCGGCGATCGGCGCGTCGATCGGCGCGCTGATCTTCGGGATGACCCAGCAGGGCATCGTCTACGCCGGTTGGAACTCGGACTGGTTCAAATTGTTCGTTGGGGCGATGCTGCTGCTCGCAGTGCTCTCCAACCAGGTGGTTCGCCGCTTCGCGGAACAGAGTAGGAGATAG
- a CDS encoding simple sugar transport system substrate-binding protein, which produces MIRRKTTRRYLGIAAIAVTTMLAASACSSANSVNRVHTSAGSGKGGYGYKIAVITHGGAGDSFWSIVKNGAIQAGKDMGDSVTYQSNADPTQQSQLIDNAVNQKPDGIIVSMANPEALKASVERAVAAGIPVITINSGEAESKSYGALYHIGSDETVAGQAVGTQLKAAGVKNVVCVIQEAGNVGLEQRCAGVKSTLGGTVTNLQVDNNNLPGAQQIIQAKLQQETSIDGVVTLGAQVATVAEAAIKGAGSKAKLATFDLNADVAKAVDNGDILFAVDQQPYLQGYLAVTGLTLYKSNLNVIGGGLPVLTGPNLITKANAAAVLKLAAGGTR; this is translated from the coding sequence ATGATTCGCCGAAAGACAACCCGGAGATATCTGGGTATCGCGGCCATCGCGGTGACAACGATGCTGGCGGCCTCGGCCTGCAGCAGCGCCAATTCCGTCAATCGCGTCCACACGTCAGCGGGGAGTGGCAAGGGCGGTTACGGTTACAAGATCGCCGTTATCACCCATGGCGGCGCCGGCGACTCGTTCTGGTCGATCGTGAAGAACGGCGCCATCCAGGCCGGCAAGGACATGGGCGACAGCGTCACCTATCAGAGCAACGCTGACCCGACCCAGCAGTCCCAGCTGATCGACAACGCGGTTAACCAGAAGCCGGACGGGATCATCGTCTCGATGGCGAATCCCGAGGCCCTCAAGGCATCCGTCGAGCGGGCGGTGGCGGCCGGAATTCCGGTCATCACGATCAACTCGGGTGAGGCCGAGTCGAAGTCCTACGGCGCGCTCTACCACATCGGCTCGGACGAGACCGTCGCCGGCCAGGCCGTCGGCACGCAGCTCAAGGCGGCCGGAGTGAAGAACGTGGTCTGCGTTATCCAGGAGGCCGGCAACGTCGGCCTGGAGCAGCGCTGCGCTGGGGTGAAGTCGACGCTGGGTGGCACGGTCACCAACCTGCAGGTGGACAACAACAACCTGCCGGGCGCGCAGCAGATCATCCAGGCGAAGCTTCAGCAGGAGACCTCGATCGATGGGGTCGTCACCCTGGGCGCTCAGGTCGCGACCGTCGCTGAGGCCGCGATCAAGGGGGCCGGCTCGAAGGCGAAGCTGGCGACCTTCGACCTCAACGCCGACGTCGCCAAGGCAGTCGACAACGGGGACATCCTCTTCGCGGTCGACCAGCAGCCGTACCTGCAGGGCTACCTGGCGGTGACCGGGTTGACGCTCTACAAGTCGAACCTGAACGTCATCGGCGGTGGCCTGCCAGTGCTCACCGGCCCGAACCTGATCACCAAGGCCAATGCGGCCGCGGTACTGAAGCTGGCCGCTGGGGGCACTCGATGA